From Candoia aspera isolate rCanAsp1 chromosome 8, rCanAsp1.hap2, whole genome shotgun sequence, a single genomic window includes:
- the LOC134502230 gene encoding alcohol dehydrogenase 1-like, protein MDTSGQVIKCRAAVAWEVGKPLSIEEVEVAPPKSHEVRVKIIATGICGTDDHVLAGSFSKVEYPVIPGHEGAGIVESVGPGVMCVKPGDKVIPLCLPQCGECSSCLKSNTNCCLKTHICEPQNLMPDKTSRFTCKGKQVHHFLWISTFSEYTVMPDSTIVKIDDAAPLDKVCLFGCGFSTGYGAALNTAQVMPGSTCAVFGLGGVGLSVVMGCKAAGASRIIGIDINRDKFGKAKELGATECLNPQDYKKPIQEVLLEMTGHGVDYAFEVVGCLETLTAALASCHMGCGICVMVGVPPLGAQLSFDPMLLLTGRTMKGSFIGGWKMKDSIPQLVSSYMEGKFKPDVLITHVLPFSEIGKGFDLLHAGKSIRTVLMF, encoded by the exons ATGGATACTTCTGGGCAA GTTATCAAATGTAGGGCGGCTGTGGCTTGGGAAGTCGGCAAGCCACTTTCGATTGAAGAAGTGGAAGTCGCTCCACCAAAGTCTCATGAAGTTCGTGTGAAG ATAATAGCCACAGGAATATGCGGAACGGATGACCATGTGCTGGCAGGTTCTTTCTCCAAAGTAGAGTATCCTGTAATTCCAGGCCATGAAGGAGCTGGAATAGTAGAGAGCGTTGGGCCAGGAGTGATGTGTGTGAAACCAG GAGACAAAGTGATTCCTCTTTGTCTGCCCCAGTGTGGAGAATGCAGCTCGTGTTTAAAATCAAACACCAACTGTTGCTTGAAAACCCA CATCTGCGAACCACAAAATCTGATGCCTGACAAAACCAGTAGATTCACCTGCAAAGGGAAACAAGTTCATCACTTTCTTTGGATCAGCACTTTCTCTGAATATACAGTCATGCCTGACTCTACCATTGTTAAAATTGATGATGCTGCACCTCTGGATAAAGTCTGTCTTTTTGGTTGTGGATTCTCTACTGGTTATGGGGCTGCCCTCAATACAGCCCAG GTTATGCCTGGATCCACCTGTGCTGTTTTTGGTTTGGGAGGAGTTGGTCTCTCTGTGGTCATGGGATGCAAAGCAGCTGGAGCGTCTCGTATCATTGGGATTGACATTAACAGAGACAAATTTGGAAAGGCAAAAGAATTGGGAGCTACAGAATGTCTTAACCCTCAAGATTACAAGAAACCCATTCAAGAAGTACTGCTGGAAATGACTGGACATGGTGTGGATTATGCCTTTGAGGTTGTTGGATGTTTGGAGACATTG ACAGCTGCTTTGGCATCCTGTCACATGGGCTGTGGGATCTGTGTAATGGTTGGTGTGCCTCCCTTAGGTGCACAACTCTCTTTTGATCCCATGCTGCTTTTAACAGGACGCACCATGAAAGGGAGTTTCATTGGAG gCTGGAAGATGAAAGATTCAATTCCTCAGTTGGTCTCCAGTTACATGGAAGGGAAATTTAAACCAGATGTTCTGATCACCCATGTTTTGCCATTCAGTGAAATTGGAAAAGGATTTGACTTGCTTCATGCTGGAAAGAG CATTCGTACTGTCTTGATGTTTTAA
- the LOC134501713 gene encoding alcohol dehydrogenase 1-like, which yields MATAGKVIKCKAAVIWERGKALSIEEVEVAPPKSHEIRVKMVATGICRTDDHVWKGVFPNIDYPVIGGHEGAGIVESVGPEVTCVKPGDKVIPLCVPQCGQCGCCLSPKANCCLKSHIYKAFQNLMPDETSRFSCRGKQVHHFLWTSTFSEYTVMPEASIVRIDDDAPLDKVCLFGCGFSTGYGAAINSAKVEPGSTCAIFGLGGVGLSVIMGCKAAGASRIIGIDINKDKFMKAKELGATECICPQDFEKPIHEVLVQMTGLGVDYTFEVIGRIDTEVSALASSHVGHGTCVLVGAPPARSQLSFDPALLLTGRKLIGCLIGGWKLKDALPKLVSDYMKNKFNTDALISHVLPFEKISEGFELLLSGKSIRCILLF from the exons ATGGCGACTGCTGGGAAG GTGATTAAATGTAAAGCTGCAGTCATCTGGGAACGGGGCAAAGCACTTTCGATTGAAGAGGTGGAAGTAGCACCACCAAAGAGCCATGAAATTCGAGTGAAG ATGGTAGCCACGGGGATCTGTCGGACAGATGATCATGTATGGAAAGGTGTTTTTCCAAACATAGACTACCCTGTTATTGGGGGCCATGAAGGAGCAGGCATTGTTGAAAGTGTTGGACCAGAAGTCACTTGTGTAAAACCAG GTGACAAAGTCATTCCTCTCTGTGTTCCTCAGTGTGGACAATGTGGCTGCTGCTTGAGTCCAAAAGCCAACTGCTGTCTCAAGTCCCA CATTTATAAAGCTTTTCAAAATCTGATGCCAGATGAGACCAGCAGGTTCAGCTGCCGGGGGAAACAGGTTCATCACTTCCTGTGGACGAGCACCTTCTCTGAATACACTGTGATGCCTGAGGCATCCATTGTAAGAATTGATGATGATGCTCCTCTAGACAAAGTTTGCCtctttggctgtggcttttctACTGGCTATGGGGCTGCCATCAATTCTGCCAAG GTTGAGCCGGGTTCTACTTGTGCCATCTTTGGCTTAGGAGGCGTTGGTCTCTCTGTGATCATGGGTTGCAAAGCAGCTGGAGCATCCAGGATTATTGGCATTGACATCAACAAGGATAAATTTATGAAGGCCAAAGAATTAGGAGCCACTGAGTGCATCTGCCCCCAAGATTTTGAGAAGCCAATTCATGAGGTGCTTGTGCAGATGACTGGCCTTGGTGTGGACTATACATTTGAAGTGATTGGACGCATTGACACAGAA gtCAGTGCCCTTGCATCTTCCCATGTGGGTCATGGGACTTGTGTGCTGGTGGGGGCACCTCCTGCAAGATCACAGCTTTCTTTTGATCCTGCTCTCCTGCTCACAGGAAGGAAACTAATAGGCTGTTTGATTGGAG GTTGGAAGTTAAAAGATGCTCTCCCTAAACTTGTTTCTGAttacatgaaaaataaatttaatacagATGCACTAATATCTCATGTATTGCCTTTCGAGAAGATCAGTGAAGGATTTGagcttttactctctggaaaaag cattCGCTgcattttgctgttttaa